One Pogoniulus pusillus isolate bPogPus1 chromosome 22, bPogPus1.pri, whole genome shotgun sequence DNA segment encodes these proteins:
- the SQSTM1 gene encoding sequestosome-1 → MAALTVKAYLLGKEEAAREIRRFSLPPPARYQLIHDRVAELFQGLLRAGPPAAFRMHYKDEDGDLIAFSTDEELEMALPYVQDGVFRVYVKEKKECRREHRSQCSQEPPRDMVHPNVICDGCEGPVVGARFKCTVCPDYDLCSSCEGKGIHKEHNMVMFQSPLLNPFQWFPRGRWLRKMRHGVPPFPWMHCWGYPGPAAPCQNSEQAQASAAPSDPPTAEEASTNSQPQDPNVTFLKNVGESVAAFLSPLGIEVDIDVEHGGQRSKVTPAAPNQEKSTAESTSSTLNQHVQTKPDWNSADAVTEVTGVAEQIQDMVIDSVPTQMEEDSFQSQERSESSTSSGGDEDWTHLSSKEVDPSTGELQSLQMPDTEGPNSLDVSQDSPQTGPTGLREAALYPHLPPEADPRLIESLSQMLSMGFSDEGGWLTRLLQTKNCDIGAALDAIQYSKQPPRL, encoded by the exons ATGGCGGCGCTGACGGTGAAAGCCTACCTGCTGGGCAAGGAGGAGGCGGCCCGCGAGATCCGCCGCTTCTCcctgccgccgcccgcccgctaCCAGCTCATCCACGACCGCGTCGCCGAGCTCTTCCAGGGGCTGCTGCGGGCCGGGCCGCCGGCCGCCTTCCGCATGCACTACAAGG ATGAAGACGGAGATCTGATAGCGTTTTCCACGGACGAGGAGCTGGAGATGGCGCTGCCATACGTGCAGGATGGCGTCTTTCGTGTCTACGTCAAAG AGAAAAAGGAGTGCCGGCGAGAGCACCGCTCGCAGTGCAGCCAGGAGCCTCCCCGTGACATGGTGCACCCCAATGTGATCTGTGATGGCTGTGAAGGACCTGTGGTAGGAGCCAGGTTCAAGTGCACCGTGTGCCCAGACTACGACCTGTGCAGCTCCTGTGAGGGGAAAGGCATCCACAAGGAGCACAACATGGTGATGTTTCAAAGCCCGCTGCTAAATCCGTTTCAG TGGTTTCCCCGAGGACGCTGGCTCCGTAAAATGCGCCACGGTGTCCCACCCTTCCCGTGGATGCACTGCTGGGGATATCCtggccctgcagctccctgccaaaaCTCCGAACAAGCCCAAGCCAGCGCTGCGCCCTCCGACCCACCCACTGCGGAAG AAGCTTCTACTAACAGCCAGCCTCAGGACCCCAATGTCACCTTCTTAAAGAATGTTGGGGAGAGTGTTGCAGCTTTTCTGAGCCCCCTGG GTATTGAAGTTGATATTGATGTGGAGCATGGAGgacagagaagcaaagtgactcctgctgctcccaaTCAAGAGAAGAGCACTGCTGAGTCAACCAGTAGTACTCTTAACCAGCATGTCCAGACCAAACCAGACTGGAATAGCGCAGATGCTGTGACAGAAGTAACTGGTGTTGCTGAGCAGATACAAGACATGGTGATAGATTCTGTGCCTACACAAATGGAAGAAGACAGCTTCCAGTCCCAG GAACGCAGTGAGTCCAGCACTTCATCAGGGGGTGATGAGGACTGGACCCACCTATCTTCCAAAGAAGTGGATCCTTCCACAGGTGAACTCCAGTCTCTGCAAATGCCAGACACAGAAGGTCCCAACTCCCTGGACGTATCCCAGGACTCTCCCCAGACGGGACCTACAGGACTGCGAGAAGCTGCACTCTacccacatctcccaccag AAGCAGACCCTCGCCTCATTGAATCCCTGTCCCAGATGCTCTCCATGGGCTTCTCTGATGAGGGTGGCTGGCTCACTCGCCTGCTGCAGACAAAGAACTGCGACATCGGGGCAGCGCTAGATGCCATCCAGTATTCCAAGCAGCCACCTCGCTTGTAG
- the MRNIP gene encoding MRN complex-interacting protein isoform X2: MAAAAAAGGGLAPPFWVLRCCSCRRFQVQQIYGQGSGRDCRHHVQKLNLLQGEAEEAAGWTSWGREDFVKDSNNTAPQSEDSLVQQEGRAEVSRWSKYLDKDSEDEEEEEATSERQQFCSWRKNTVEGQRKHQKGFLSDVQEHAEEYEVFQLASQSKKRRKCLLAVPDRDDGDALSEDRAVPAVCESVVPKETTPTPSACTKPSKWDKFLSYSDSSSDHAARATLSPQEGSEKLGLHSTTAADVASRCAEQRGRALIPGTSFQFKECGVSTQQLASNLPGTSCSVEEDALCKEPQSQLLRAGPGDVESSAERCTSRPKLSSVSCKQFFCIGDEFDDDL, from the exons atggcggcggcggcagcggcgggcggAGGTTTGGCGCCGCCGTTCTGGGTGCTGcgctgctgctcctgccgccGCTTCCAAGTGCAGCAG ATTTACGGCCAAGGGTCTGGTCGGGACTGCAGGCACCATGTCCAGAAGTTAAACTTGCTACAGGGCGAGGCTGAGGAGGCAGCCGGCTGGACGTCCTG GGGCAGAGAAGACTTTGTAAAGGACAGCAACAATACAGCACCCCAAAGTGAAGACAGTTTGGTACAGCAG GAGGGAAGGGCAGAAGTCAGTCGCTGGAGTAAATATTTAGACAAGGACagtgaagatgaggaggaagaagaggcaaCGTCAGAAAGGCAGCAGTTCTGTTCCTGGAGGAAGAACACTGTGGAGGGGCAAAG GAAACACCAGAAGGGTTTCCTCAGTGACGTTCAGGAGCATGCAGAAGAATATGAAGTTTTCCAGCTTGCCTCCCAATCCAAAAAG CGCAGGAAGTGTTTGCTAGCAGTGCCTGATCGAGATGATGGAGATGCACTTTCTGAAGACAGAGCGGTTCCTGCTGTCTGTGAGTCTGTAGTGCCTAAGGAGACTACACCAACCCCAAGTGCTTGTACCAAGCCCTCCAAGTGGGACAAATTTCTGTCCTATTCTGACAGTTCTAGCGACCATGCTGCCAGAGCCACTCTGTCACCACAGGAGGGCAGTGAAAAGTTGGGGTTGCACAGCACCACTGCAGCAGATGTGGCCAGTAGGTGCGCAGAACAGCGTGGAAGAGCTCTAATTCCAGGTACTAGTTTTCAGTTTAAGGAGTGTGGTGTTAGCACTCAGCAACTTGCCTCgaacctgcctggcaccagtTGCTCAGTTGAGGAGGATGCATTGTGCAAGGAACCTCAAAGCCAATTGCTAAGGGCAGGACCTGGTGATGTAGAGAGCAGTGCTGAAAGGTGCACAAGCAGGCCAAAGCTCAGCAGTGTTTCTTGTAAACAGTTCTTCTGCATAGGTGATGAGTTTGATGATGATCTCTGA
- the MRNIP gene encoding MRN complex-interacting protein isoform X1, with protein MAAAAAAGGGLAPPFWVLRCCSCRRFQVQQAKRSGKWSCCVCGQRQAVQKIYGQGSGRDCRHHVQKLNLLQGEAEEAAGWTSWGREDFVKDSNNTAPQSEDSLVQQEGRAEVSRWSKYLDKDSEDEEEEEATSERQQFCSWRKNTVEGQRKHQKGFLSDVQEHAEEYEVFQLASQSKKRRKCLLAVPDRDDGDALSEDRAVPAVCESVVPKETTPTPSACTKPSKWDKFLSYSDSSSDHAARATLSPQEGSEKLGLHSTTAADVASRCAEQRGRALIPGTSFQFKECGVSTQQLASNLPGTSCSVEEDALCKEPQSQLLRAGPGDVESSAERCTSRPKLSSVSCKQFFCIGDEFDDDL; from the exons atggcggcggcggcagcggcgggcggAGGTTTGGCGCCGCCGTTCTGGGTGCTGcgctgctgctcctgccgccGCTTCCAAGTGCAGCAG GCCAAGCGGAGCGGGAAGTGGAGCTGCTGCGTCTGCGGCCAGCGGCAGGCAGTGCAGAAG ATTTACGGCCAAGGGTCTGGTCGGGACTGCAGGCACCATGTCCAGAAGTTAAACTTGCTACAGGGCGAGGCTGAGGAGGCAGCCGGCTGGACGTCCTG GGGCAGAGAAGACTTTGTAAAGGACAGCAACAATACAGCACCCCAAAGTGAAGACAGTTTGGTACAGCAG GAGGGAAGGGCAGAAGTCAGTCGCTGGAGTAAATATTTAGACAAGGACagtgaagatgaggaggaagaagaggcaaCGTCAGAAAGGCAGCAGTTCTGTTCCTGGAGGAAGAACACTGTGGAGGGGCAAAG GAAACACCAGAAGGGTTTCCTCAGTGACGTTCAGGAGCATGCAGAAGAATATGAAGTTTTCCAGCTTGCCTCCCAATCCAAAAAG CGCAGGAAGTGTTTGCTAGCAGTGCCTGATCGAGATGATGGAGATGCACTTTCTGAAGACAGAGCGGTTCCTGCTGTCTGTGAGTCTGTAGTGCCTAAGGAGACTACACCAACCCCAAGTGCTTGTACCAAGCCCTCCAAGTGGGACAAATTTCTGTCCTATTCTGACAGTTCTAGCGACCATGCTGCCAGAGCCACTCTGTCACCACAGGAGGGCAGTGAAAAGTTGGGGTTGCACAGCACCACTGCAGCAGATGTGGCCAGTAGGTGCGCAGAACAGCGTGGAAGAGCTCTAATTCCAGGTACTAGTTTTCAGTTTAAGGAGTGTGGTGTTAGCACTCAGCAACTTGCCTCgaacctgcctggcaccagtTGCTCAGTTGAGGAGGATGCATTGTGCAAGGAACCTCAAAGCCAATTGCTAAGGGCAGGACCTGGTGATGTAGAGAGCAGTGCTGAAAGGTGCACAAGCAGGCCAAAGCTCAGCAGTGTTTCTTGTAAACAGTTCTTCTGCATAGGTGATGAGTTTGATGATGATCTCTGA